The following proteins are encoded in a genomic region of Acetobacter oryzoeni:
- a CDS encoding DUF192 domain-containing protein, which translates to MMGPRRTDKVLTKKLLGLMAACMIGGAAGSLLPAYAEETGEPTQAQSELPREELAIVSPSGRHVFSVELAKTPREQQVGEMFRQHLPENSGMLFVWKTPQQSDMWMENTLIPLDIVFIDADHRIQAITENAVPRSLARISSHGPVAATLELAGGVTAKFGITVGDKVEAPSLSKKL; encoded by the coding sequence ATGATGGGACCAAGGAGAACAGATAAGGTGCTGACAAAAAAACTGTTGGGGCTGATGGCAGCCTGCATGATCGGCGGTGCCGCGGGTTCTCTCTTACCTGCTTATGCAGAAGAAACCGGAGAGCCAACACAAGCTCAGTCTGAATTGCCGCGGGAAGAATTGGCTATAGTTTCCCCAAGTGGGCGGCATGTTTTTTCAGTTGAGTTGGCAAAAACCCCGCGTGAACAGCAGGTGGGGGAAATGTTTCGCCAGCATCTTCCAGAAAACTCAGGCATGCTTTTTGTGTGGAAAACACCACAGCAAAGTGACATGTGGATGGAAAATACGCTGATTCCGCTGGATATTGTTTTTATAGATGCGGACCATCGTATTCAGGCCATTACAGAAAACGCAGTGCCACGTAGCTTGGCGCGCATCAGCAGTCATGGCCCGGTAGCTGCTACGCTTGAGCTGGCAGGGGGCGTAACTGCCAAGTTTGGCATTACTGTAGGTGATAAGGTGGAAGCACCATCTTTAAGTAAAAAGCTTTAA
- a CDS encoding MBL fold metallo-hydrolase, giving the protein MQVNYPDMQLRIVPVTPFRQNCSVLWHEKTRKAVVVDAGGDADVLLDFLKKNILEVEAILLTHGHLDHAGGVAALCRGLENTQKTRPDVIGPNIHDQFLLQSIVEQARHFGLSDLENADVDRFTEDGESLNYLGCTFRVVHVPGHTPGHVVFVDEKARFAFVGDVLFRGTIGRTDFAYGNSQQLIQGIKEKLLPLGDDIVIVPGHGGLTTLGAERASNPFLQR; this is encoded by the coding sequence ATGCAGGTCAATTACCCGGATATGCAGTTGCGTATCGTGCCGGTTACGCCATTTCGGCAGAATTGCTCTGTTCTGTGGCATGAAAAAACACGTAAAGCCGTTGTTGTGGATGCTGGTGGGGATGCGGATGTCCTGCTTGATTTCTTAAAAAAAAATATACTGGAAGTAGAAGCCATTCTGCTCACGCACGGTCATCTGGATCATGCCGGAGGGGTGGCGGCTTTGTGCCGAGGGCTAGAAAATACGCAGAAAACCCGGCCAGATGTTATTGGGCCGAATATTCATGATCAGTTTTTGCTCCAATCTATTGTAGAGCAAGCCCGTCATTTTGGGCTTTCGGATTTAGAAAATGCAGATGTTGACCGTTTTACCGAAGACGGTGAAAGTCTGAACTATCTCGGATGTACATTTCGTGTTGTGCATGTTCCGGGGCATACGCCCGGGCATGTTGTATTTGTGGATGAAAAGGCGCGCTTTGCTTTTGTGGGAGATGTTCTTTTTAGAGGAACAATAGGTAGAACAGATTTTGCATACGGTAATAGCCAACAGCTTATTCAAGGCATAAAGGAAAAACTACTTCCTTTAGGGGATGACATTGTTATCGTGCCAGGGCATGGCGGGCTGACGACACTAGGGGCAGAACGTGCCAGTAATCCATTTCTGCAAAGATGA